In Lascolabacillus massiliensis, a single genomic region encodes these proteins:
- a CDS encoding sodium ion-translocating decarboxylase subunit beta, which translates to MELEQLLPAISGMTWQHLVMIGVGLILIYLAIVKNYEPTLLLPMGFGAILVNIPLSSAITQIDPATGETLEGVLNVFFDAGIATEIFPLLIFIAIGAMIDFSPLFRNPSLLLFGAAAQFGIFLTMVFAALLGYDIREAASIGIIGAADGPTSIVVAARFAPNLLGPISVAAYSYMALVPIIQPPVIRLLTSRKERLIRMTGNNNKKISKKALIAFPIVITIAAGIIAPSSLALIGFLMFGNLIRECGVLNKLSLSAQNELSSLVTILLGITIASTMTAERFIRIDTLIIIALGLFAFVFDTFGGVIFAKFLNMFRKDGNKINPMIGACGISAFPMSARVIHQMGQKEDPYNYLLMPAISANVGGQIGSVVAGGIILTLVPLLA; encoded by the coding sequence ATGGAATTAGAACAGTTATTACCTGCTATATCAGGAATGACATGGCAACATCTGGTTATGATAGGAGTTGGATTAATACTCATTTATCTGGCCATTGTAAAAAATTATGAGCCCACACTCCTATTACCAATGGGATTTGGAGCAATATTAGTAAACATACCTTTATCATCTGCGATAACACAAATTGATCCGGCTACCGGTGAAACTTTAGAGGGTGTTCTAAACGTTTTTTTTGATGCCGGTATTGCAACTGAAATCTTTCCGTTGCTGATTTTTATTGCTATCGGAGCGATGATCGACTTTTCACCACTTTTCCGTAACCCATCGTTGCTTCTGTTTGGAGCAGCAGCTCAATTTGGAATTTTCCTAACAATGGTGTTTGCTGCGCTACTTGGTTATGACATTAGAGAAGCAGCCTCAATTGGAATAATTGGTGCCGCTGATGGACCAACCTCTATAGTTGTAGCGGCTCGTTTTGCTCCAAATCTTCTTGGACCTATTTCAGTAGCAGCTTACTCTTATATGGCTTTGGTTCCAATTATTCAGCCTCCTGTTATCAGATTGCTAACCTCCAGAAAAGAAAGGTTGATACGAATGACAGGTAATAACAATAAGAAAATTTCTAAAAAAGCTCTGATTGCATTTCCAATAGTTATTACAATTGCAGCTGGAATTATAGCTCCTTCATCACTCGCACTAATTGGATTCCTGATGTTTGGAAACTTAATACGTGAATGCGGCGTTTTGAACAAGTTATCTCTTTCTGCACAGAATGAACTATCAAGCTTGGTGACTATTCTTCTTGGAATAACAATAGCTAGTACAATGACAGCTGAAAGATTTATAAGGATTGACACTCTGATTATAATAGCATTGGGGCTGTTTGCTTTTGTTTTTGACACATTTGGAGGTGTCATCTTTGCTAAGTTTCTGAATATGTTTAGAAAAGACGGAAATAAGATAAATCCAATGATTGGAGCATGCGGTATTTCAGCCTTTCCAATGTCGGCAAGGGTTATACATCAAATGGGACAGAAAGAGGATCCTTACAATTACCTGCTCATGCCTGCTATAAGTGCAAATGTAGGAGGTCAGATAGGATCTGTTGTTGCAGGTGGTATAATTTTAACTTTAGTTCCTTTATTGGCTTAA
- a CDS encoding TIGR01212 family radical SAM protein (This family includes YhcC from E. coli K-12, an uncharacterized radical SAM protein.) — MIFNNKPYRDFSEYLSSRFPYKVQKISINAGFTCPNRDGSKGRGGCTYCNNQSFSPGYGKPTRTISDQLADGINFFSHKYPEMKYLAYFQSYTNTYDLPETLIEKYEEALSYPGVVGLIVGTRPDCMSDDLLDYFESLSKKTFVLLEYGVESTLNKTLERVNRQHTYEESAEMILKTAERNIPVGAHMILGLPGETKEEIIHHADRLSELPLTTLKLHQLQIIRGTAMAKEFRLLPESFYLFELDEYIDLCVDFAEKLSSDIYIERFTSQSPSKLLIAPEWGLKNYEVREKIIKRFRERGTWQGKLFTNKVSVI, encoded by the coding sequence ATGATTTTTAATAATAAACCATATAGAGACTTTTCAGAATATCTTTCCAGCAGATTCCCATACAAAGTTCAGAAAATATCAATAAATGCAGGATTCACATGTCCTAACAGGGATGGATCTAAAGGTCGCGGTGGTTGTACTTATTGTAACAACCAAAGTTTCAGTCCTGGCTACGGGAAACCAACAAGAACTATTTCTGACCAGCTGGCTGACGGTATAAATTTTTTCTCTCACAAGTATCCGGAAATGAAATACCTTGCTTATTTTCAATCATATACTAACACTTATGATCTGCCGGAAACACTAATTGAAAAATATGAGGAAGCTCTCTCATATCCTGGAGTTGTTGGATTAATTGTAGGTACACGACCCGATTGCATGTCGGATGATCTATTGGATTATTTTGAAAGTCTAAGTAAAAAAACTTTTGTTTTATTGGAATATGGAGTAGAATCAACTTTAAATAAAACATTAGAAAGAGTTAACCGTCAGCACACATATGAAGAGTCTGCAGAGATGATTTTAAAAACTGCGGAAAGAAATATACCTGTAGGTGCACATATGATCCTTGGTCTTCCCGGAGAAACTAAGGAAGAAATTATTCATCATGCTGACAGACTCTCCGAATTACCACTTACAACACTGAAACTTCATCAACTACAGATTATTAGAGGTACCGCTATGGCAAAGGAGTTTAGACTCCTACCTGAATCTTTTTATCTTTTTGAACTTGATGAATATATAGATCTATGTGTAGATTTTGCAGAAAAATTAAGTTCTGATATTTATATAGAACGTTTTACTTCTCAGTCTCCCTCTAAGCTTTTAATTGCCCCTGAATGGGGATTAAAGAACTATGAAGTAAGAGAAAAAATAATTAAGAGATTCAGAGAAAGAGGTACTTGGCAAGGTAAACTATTCACTAATAAAGTCTCTGTTATATAG
- a CDS encoding DJ-1 family glyoxalase III: MKKVALFLANGFEEIEALGIIDILRRAQIPVLTVSITDEKVVTGAHNVKVIADTTFTETDFKDIEILVLPGGMPGAKHLNEHDGLKNLISEYHSKGQQIAAICAAPMVLGGLRILEGKRATTYPGFEPELIGANITGENVVVDENITTGKGPGLVFEFALRLVEQIAGLQVRREVQSGLLL, translated from the coding sequence ATGAAGAAAGTAGCACTATTTTTAGCAAATGGATTTGAAGAAATTGAAGCGTTAGGTATAATTGATATTCTAAGAAGAGCTCAAATTCCGGTTCTCACTGTTTCAATAACAGATGAAAAAGTTGTTACCGGTGCACATAATGTTAAAGTCATAGCTGACACAACATTCACTGAAACCGATTTCAAAGATATTGAAATTCTTGTTCTACCTGGTGGTATGCCTGGAGCAAAACATCTCAATGAACATGATGGTTTAAAAAACCTTATTAGTGAGTATCATTCTAAAGGCCAACAGATTGCCGCTATTTGTGCTGCACCAATGGTTTTGGGAGGATTAAGAATCTTAGAAGGAAAAAGAGCTACTACTTATCCTGGATTTGAACCTGAACTTATTGGAGCAAATATTACAGGTGAAAATGTTGTAGTTGATGAGAACATAACAACAGGCAAAGGCCCTGGTTTAGTATTTGAGTTTGCATTAAGACTTGTGGAACAAATTGCAGGCCTGCAAGTTCGTCGTGAAGTACAAAGCGGACTACTTCTTTAA
- a CDS encoding sodium ion-translocating decarboxylase subunit beta — translation MNTLLSLADNLRTFWGYTGFYNVESGHIIMILIGLVFIYLAITKEYEPLLLIPIGFGILIGNIPFNEAAGLQIGIYEEGSVFNILYQGVVQGWYPPLIFLGIGAMTDFSSLIANPKLILIGAACQFGIFGAYIIAIEWGFAPNEAGAIGIIGGADGPTAIFLTSKLAPHLLGAVAISAYSYMALVPVIQPPFMRLLTTSKERSMKMKTPRVVSQTEKVLFPIMGLLLTAFLVPSGLPLLGMLFFGNLLKESGVTRRLAETARGPLIDTITILLGLTVGASTQATTFLRIESLKVFLIGALSFVIATVAGILFVKTFNLILPKDKKINPLIGNAGVSAVPDAARISQTLGLEYNPSNYLLMHAMGPNVAGVIGSAVAAGILLGFLY, via the coding sequence ATGAATACATTACTATCTTTAGCAGATAATTTACGAACCTTTTGGGGCTATACCGGATTTTACAATGTGGAGTCAGGGCATATAATTATGATCTTAATTGGATTGGTATTTATATACCTTGCAATAACAAAAGAGTACGAACCTCTTTTGCTTATTCCTATTGGATTTGGTATACTTATTGGTAATATCCCATTTAATGAAGCCGCTGGATTGCAAATTGGTATTTATGAAGAAGGATCTGTATTTAACATCCTTTACCAGGGTGTTGTTCAGGGGTGGTATCCACCTCTCATTTTCCTTGGTATTGGAGCTATGACAGATTTCTCGTCATTAATAGCAAATCCTAAACTAATACTTATTGGTGCTGCATGTCAGTTTGGTATTTTCGGTGCATATATTATAGCTATCGAATGGGGGTTTGCACCAAATGAAGCTGGTGCAATTGGTATTATTGGTGGTGCTGATGGACCGACCGCGATATTCCTAACATCAAAGCTAGCGCCACACTTGCTAGGGGCTGTGGCTATTTCAGCATACTCCTATATGGCACTTGTACCTGTTATACAACCACCTTTCATGAGGTTGTTAACGACAAGCAAAGAGAGAAGCATGAAGATGAAAACTCCTCGTGTGGTTTCACAAACAGAAAAGGTTCTATTCCCCATAATGGGACTTCTGCTTACTGCATTTTTAGTGCCTTCAGGACTCCCACTTCTTGGTATGTTGTTCTTCGGAAATCTTCTAAAGGAATCTGGCGTTACACGTCGTTTGGCAGAAACCGCACGCGGTCCGCTGATTGATACTATTACAATTCTACTTGGGCTTACAGTTGGTGCATCTACTCAGGCAACAACATTCCTAAGAATAGAATCTCTGAAAGTTTTCCTAATTGGTGCATTATCATTTGTAATTGCAACTGTTGCGGGAATACTCTTCGTAAAAACATTCAATCTTATTTTGCCGAAAGATAAAAAAATTAATCCACTAATAGGAAATGCAGGGGTATCAGCTGTACCAGATGCAGCAAGGATATCTCAAACACTTGGATTAGAATATAATCCATCAAACTACCTGCTCATGCATGCGATGGGACCAAATGTTGCCGGTGTAATTGGATCAGCTGTTGCTGCAGGTATTTTACTTGGTTTCTTATATTAA
- a CDS encoding DUF418 domain-containing protein has protein sequence MEAIKSAHVPAKRINVIDALRGFALLGVILIHMLQYFGYSTVNTHEISRFPLLDRIVQILANNIIAGRFINIFSFLFGLSFFIQMDRASKKGIDFRSRFLWRMVILFVIGLVGTMFTYMDILTIYAFFGLFLVLLFPLKNWLLIILTGLILSGLPLMTITGFDNITLKKSVPVSYDMPSESFSKSEIAEITANENEAFNNRTFFGTAKDNLTNKTKDKLKFQFALSSRGYVTFALFLLGLLVGRSGFFEKVSIRRKKNIILLAGFFIASVVIEVIGKIITPSEPINLLMHISLGQQVPLSSIVTSTLNDLGSLTESGILVMGFIVLYQTKAFGKYLDILSSYGRMGLTNYEIQNITGAILFSTWGFGSFFGKLGFTELFILGLIIYILQIIISRQWMKHFLYGPLEWLWRSGTYMKWQPFTRRKTINI, from the coding sequence ATGGAGGCAATAAAGTCAGCTCATGTACCTGCAAAACGAATCAACGTAATAGATGCACTAAGAGGATTTGCATTACTGGGAGTAATCCTAATTCATATGTTGCAGTATTTTGGTTACTCAACTGTAAATACTCATGAAATATCCAGGTTTCCGTTGTTAGATAGGATAGTTCAGATCCTCGCTAATAATATAATAGCTGGACGTTTTATAAATATATTCTCATTCCTTTTTGGGCTTAGTTTTTTTATACAAATGGATCGCGCATCTAAAAAGGGAATCGATTTTCGCAGTCGTTTTCTTTGGAGAATGGTTATACTATTTGTAATAGGCTTGGTAGGTACAATGTTTACTTATATGGATATACTCACAATATATGCATTTTTCGGATTATTTCTTGTTCTGTTATTTCCATTGAAAAATTGGTTACTAATTATACTAACAGGATTAATATTATCGGGATTACCACTAATGACTATTACCGGATTTGATAATATAACACTAAAAAAATCAGTACCTGTTTCATATGATATGCCATCTGAGTCTTTCTCAAAAAGCGAAATAGCAGAAATCACAGCAAATGAAAATGAGGCATTTAACAATAGAACATTCTTCGGAACAGCCAAAGATAATTTGACTAATAAAACGAAAGATAAGTTGAAATTTCAATTCGCTTTGAGTTCACGGGGTTATGTAACCTTTGCTCTTTTTTTATTAGGACTTCTAGTAGGTAGGTCTGGATTTTTTGAAAAGGTTAGTATTAGAAGAAAAAAAAATATCATTTTATTAGCAGGTTTTTTTATAGCATCTGTTGTTATTGAAGTAATTGGTAAAATAATTACTCCCAGTGAACCTATCAACCTACTAATGCATATCTCGCTTGGACAACAGGTGCCATTATCCTCAATCGTTACATCAACATTGAATGATTTAGGGTCGCTGACAGAATCCGGCATATTGGTAATGGGATTCATTGTATTATATCAGACTAAAGCTTTTGGTAAATACCTTGATATTTTATCTTCGTATGGACGCATGGGATTGACAAATTATGAGATTCAAAATATAACAGGAGCCATACTGTTTTCAACCTGGGGTTTTGGTTCCTTCTTTGGGAAATTAGGTTTTACAGAATTATTTATACTTGGATTGATAATATATATTTTACAAATTATAATTAGCAGGCAGTGGATGAAACACTTCTTATATGGTCCTCTCGAATGGCTTTGGCGTTCTGGCACATATATGAAATGGCAACCATTCACCAGAAGAAAAACAATAAATATTTAA
- a CDS encoding energy transducer TonB family protein, whose amino-acid sequence MQITREEIGGIVGTTIFAILLALLLLFSYFTMASPPEELEGVPVMFGSIEDAFGYVEPPMTEITPIPTQELQIPEYSPNEPLITQTTEPTIDVEALREEERRQTALAEERRRIEEAERIRRQEEARRREINEQMSGLFGESSGSRGNTQGEGTQGVSTGNSSQGSPTGTGGIGSYDLGGRSLGSGGLIQPRYTVNDYGTVVVNITVDPAGNVIHAEIGRGTNTPSATLRNEALRAARNTKFNSINSANNQQGTITYRFNLN is encoded by the coding sequence ATGCAAATTACAAGGGAAGAGATTGGTGGAATAGTAGGTACAACAATATTTGCAATATTGCTGGCTCTTCTTTTGCTTTTCTCATACTTTACAATGGCATCACCTCCTGAAGAGCTAGAAGGTGTACCTGTTATGTTTGGTTCAATAGAAGATGCATTTGGATATGTCGAGCCACCTATGACAGAAATAACTCCTATACCAACTCAGGAACTACAGATACCAGAATACTCACCAAATGAGCCTTTAATTACTCAAACGACTGAGCCTACTATTGATGTTGAAGCTTTACGTGAAGAAGAACGCAGGCAGACGGCTTTAGCTGAGGAACGCAGGAGAATTGAAGAAGCTGAAAGAATCAGACGACAGGAAGAAGCAAGGAGAAGAGAAATAAATGAGCAAATGTCAGGACTTTTCGGTGAAAGTTCTGGTAGTCGCGGTAATACTCAAGGTGAAGGTACACAAGGAGTATCAACAGGAAACTCATCTCAAGGCTCACCTACAGGAACCGGAGGTATAGGTTCTTATGACCTCGGAGGTCGAAGCCTTGGAAGTGGAGGATTGATTCAACCAAGATATACGGTGAACGATTACGGCACTGTGGTTGTTAATATTACAGTAGACCCTGCAGGGAATGTTATTCATGCAGAAATAGGCCGAGGTACAAACACTCCAAGTGCAACACTTAGGAATGAAGCATTGCGTGCTGCAAGAAATACAAAGTTTAATTCAATAAACTCTGCAAATAACCAGCAGGGTACTATTACTTATCGTTTTAATCTGAACTAA
- a CDS encoding NAD kinase gives MKFALFGSMFPDRSAKAEEQIYGVCDAIKRHGGQLYLPENFYISLPGNIRQLLDPICELAETLPDVDMVVSVGGDGTFLRTAATVGDTGIPILGINTGRLGFLAAINYSDVEDTLSEVMRGDYKVQDRTLLKMTTDEVFPPNHFNTNALNEIAILKQDTASMLSIHAYINNDYLTSYQADGLVISTPTGSTAYSLSIGGSILSPTTPSIILSAIAPHNLTSRSLVVDDSSIISLKIESRSHMFLVSVDGQSRVLDETVSIQVRKADYTLRVVKRVGHTFFETLRDKLMWGADVRKQNK, from the coding sequence ATGAAGTTTGCACTATTTGGAAGTATGTTCCCCGATAGGTCTGCAAAAGCAGAAGAACAAATTTACGGGGTTTGCGATGCAATTAAGAGACATGGAGGTCAACTGTATCTCCCTGAGAATTTTTACATTTCACTACCCGGCAATATAAGACAATTGCTAGACCCTATCTGTGAATTAGCTGAAACCTTACCTGATGTGGATATGGTTGTCAGTGTAGGAGGTGATGGTACATTTTTACGCACTGCTGCTACTGTAGGTGATACAGGTATTCCAATTCTGGGTATAAATACCGGAAGATTGGGTTTTCTTGCAGCTATTAATTATTCAGATGTTGAAGATACACTCTCAGAAGTTATGAGAGGTGACTATAAAGTTCAGGATCGTACGCTTCTAAAAATGACAACAGATGAAGTGTTCCCCCCAAATCATTTCAATACCAATGCTTTAAATGAGATAGCAATCTTAAAGCAGGATACTGCTTCAATGCTTTCAATACATGCATATATTAATAACGATTATTTAACATCATATCAGGCTGATGGACTTGTTATTTCTACTCCTACCGGTTCAACTGCATATTCTTTAAGTATTGGAGGTTCGATTTTATCACCAACTACTCCCAGCATAATTTTGTCTGCTATTGCACCACATAATCTTACTTCACGCTCTCTTGTGGTAGATGACAGTAGTATAATTTCTCTTAAAATAGAGAGCCGCAGCCATATGTTTCTTGTGTCAGTAGATGGTCAGTCACGTGTTTTAGACGAAACAGTAAGTATTCAGGTCAGAAAAGCTGACTATACTTTACGAGTAGTAAAAAGGGTCGGGCATACTTTCTTTGAAACACTGCGAGACAAACTTATGTGGGGTGCAGATGTAAGAAAACAAAATAAATAG
- a CDS encoding pyridoxine 5'-phosphate synthase, which translates to MTKLSVNINKIATLRNARGGNIPDVIKVAIDCQAFGAEGITVHPRPDQRHIRYSDVFDLQSKVKTEFNIEGNPTPEFISLIEKIRPSQVTLVPDSHDAITSSSGWDTITHKEFLSEVVSKFQSMGVRTSIFVDPNPDIIRAASQIGTDRIELYTGPYAEEFIKNKEKAISPYIEAAKLAKNLGLGVNAGHDLNLDNLNYLYINIPWIKEVSIGHSLISDALYMGLEKTIKAYKDCLKAPQPED; encoded by the coding sequence ATGACTAAACTTAGTGTAAATATCAATAAAATAGCTACCCTAAGAAATGCACGCGGAGGTAATATTCCAGATGTGATAAAAGTAGCGATTGATTGTCAGGCATTTGGAGCCGAAGGAATTACTGTTCATCCAAGACCAGATCAAAGACATATTAGATACTCTGATGTTTTTGACTTGCAGTCTAAAGTAAAAACAGAGTTTAATATTGAAGGAAACCCCACCCCGGAATTCATTTCTCTTATTGAAAAAATACGACCTTCTCAGGTAACTTTAGTGCCTGATTCTCACGATGCTATAACCTCTAGCTCTGGATGGGACACTATTACCCATAAAGAATTCTTATCTGAAGTTGTTAGTAAATTTCAATCTATGGGAGTAAGAACATCTATTTTTGTTGATCCCAACCCTGATATTATACGAGCTGCATCACAAATTGGAACAGATAGGATTGAGTTATACACCGGTCCTTATGCAGAAGAATTTATCAAAAACAAAGAAAAAGCTATCTCTCCATACATTGAAGCAGCTAAACTGGCAAAGAATCTTGGATTAGGTGTTAATGCCGGTCATGACTTAAATCTTGATAATCTCAACTATCTATACATCAATATCCCATGGATTAAGGAGGTCTCTATAGGTCACTCACTTATAAGCGATGCCCTCTATATGGGATTAGAAAAAACAATAAAAGCGTATAAAGATTGTTTAAAAGCTCCACAACCTGAGGATTAA
- a CDS encoding MotA/TolQ/ExbB proton channel family protein — protein MIFLQLPSQADTAQAIYNTMQQTAAAAETETITMNAFDLALKGGWLMIVLLILLLMSIYVLIERTLVINKAAKEDNSFMNRIKDYIHDGKIDTAINLCRNTDTPTARMVEKGISRLGRPTADVMSAIENQGNIEISQLEKGLPVLATSASGAPMVGFLGTVTGMVRAFMDMASAGANVNVNILSTGIYEALVTTVGGLIVGIIALFAFNYLTTRIKGIVNNLERRIMEFMDILNEPAV, from the coding sequence ATGATTTTTTTGCAATTACCTTCACAAGCTGATACAGCACAGGCTATTTACAACACGATGCAGCAGACAGCTGCAGCAGCAGAAACTGAAACAATAACAATGAATGCATTTGATCTGGCCTTAAAAGGTGGCTGGCTTATGATTGTTTTGTTAATTCTATTGTTAATGTCAATTTATGTTCTCATTGAAAGAACATTGGTGATTAATAAAGCAGCAAAAGAGGATAATTCATTTATGAATCGCATAAAAGATTATATTCACGATGGTAAAATAGATACTGCAATAAACCTGTGCCGTAACACTGATACACCAACAGCCAGAATGGTCGAAAAAGGTATATCGAGGCTAGGCAGACCAACTGCAGATGTTATGTCAGCAATTGAAAACCAAGGTAATATTGAGATCTCCCAACTGGAGAAAGGATTGCCGGTATTGGCTACATCTGCTTCTGGCGCACCTATGGTTGGATTCTTAGGTACAGTAACCGGTATGGTGAGAGCTTTTATGGATATGGCCAGTGCAGGTGCAAATGTGAATGTAAATATTCTTTCTACAGGTATATATGAAGCTTTAGTTACTACTGTAGGAGGTTTGATTGTTGGTATTATTGCTCTATTTGCTTTTAACTATCTTACAACACGTATTAAAGGTATTGTAAATAATCTGGAGCGTAGGATTATGGAATTCATGGATATATTAAATGAACCTGCAGTTTAG
- a CDS encoding ExbD/TolR family protein, protein MALKQRFTIETNFSMASMTDVIFLLLIFFMITSTIVTPNAIQVALPRAQQQAQVKPITRVTIDKDLNYYVAHGNDTERQVTFEEITPFLQQAYNADPGIFVALYADETVPYREIVQILDIANQNQFNMVLMTRPN, encoded by the coding sequence ATGGCTTTAAAACAAAGATTTACAATTGAGACCAATTTTAGTATGGCATCTATGACAGATGTGATTTTTCTACTGTTGATTTTTTTCATGATCACATCTACAATTGTTACACCCAATGCAATTCAGGTTGCATTACCCAGAGCTCAACAACAAGCTCAGGTAAAACCTATAACACGTGTAACTATTGATAAAGATCTCAACTATTATGTAGCTCATGGTAATGATACAGAAAGACAGGTTACATTTGAAGAGATAACTCCATTCCTGCAACAGGCATATAATGCCGATCCGGGAATATTTGTGGCTCTTTACGCTGACGAAACCGTTCCTTACAGGGAGATCGTGCAAATACTTGATATTGCAAATCAAAACCAGTTTAATATGGTTTTAATGACTCGACCAAATTAA
- the rpsA gene encoding 30S ribosomal protein S1 — protein MTENLKNVAPIEDFDWAAYAQNDSYSKENREKLAESYDNTLSKINDKEVVTGIVTSMNKREVVVNIGYKSDGVVSMNEFRYDPDLKVGDEVEVYIESQEDKKGQLILSHKKARASRAWDRVNAALENNEIIKGYIKCRTKGGMIVDVFGIEAFLPGSQIDVKPIRDYDMFVDKTMEFKVVKINPEYKNVVVSHKALIEEELEQQKKEIISKLEKGQVLEGIVKNITSYGVFVDLGGVDGLVHITDLSWGRIQHPEEVVKLDDKINVVILDFDNEKKRIALGLKQLTPHPWDSLSESLKVGDIVKGKVVVMADYGAFVEIAPGVEGLIHVSEMSWTQHLHSAQDFMSVGDEIEAVILTLDREERKMSLGVKQLKPDPWESIEEKFPVGSTHKAKVRNFTNFGAFVEIEEGVEGLIHISDLSWTKKIKHPSEVTEIGSEIEVQVLDIDKENRRLSLGHKQLEENPWDVFETIFTVGSVHEGTIIEMLDKGALISLPYGVEGFATPKHLIKEDGTPVEVDEKLDFKVIEFNKDAKRIIVSHSRIFEDKVSEEARKKGKRTSKKEGGIENIAATPAIERTTLGDIEELAALKEKLDNQKVEAFKKESMKKAEIEAESVTEEVDTEIAEENAVATEDANIEVKEETKSEVESETETEADNKEDKE, from the coding sequence ATGACTGAAAACCTAAAAAATGTAGCACCCATAGAAGATTTCGATTGGGCTGCTTATGCTCAGAATGATTCTTATAGCAAAGAAAACAGAGAGAAGCTTGCAGAAAGCTACGACAATACACTGAGCAAAATTAACGACAAAGAGGTCGTAACTGGTATTGTTACCTCCATGAATAAACGCGAAGTAGTTGTAAACATCGGATATAAATCTGATGGTGTGGTTTCAATGAACGAATTTCGTTATGATCCTGATCTTAAGGTTGGTGACGAGGTAGAAGTATACATTGAAAGCCAAGAAGATAAAAAAGGACAATTAATCCTTTCTCACAAAAAAGCACGCGCATCTCGCGCATGGGATCGTGTGAATGCAGCATTAGAAAACAACGAAATTATAAAAGGATATATCAAATGCCGCACTAAAGGTGGTATGATTGTTGATGTATTCGGTATCGAAGCATTCTTACCGGGATCTCAGATAGATGTGAAACCTATCCGTGATTACGATATGTTTGTTGATAAAACGATGGAATTCAAGGTAGTAAAGATTAACCCTGAATATAAAAACGTTGTTGTATCGCATAAAGCTCTGATAGAAGAGGAATTAGAACAACAGAAGAAGGAAATTATTTCTAAACTGGAAAAAGGACAAGTACTTGAAGGTATTGTTAAGAATATCACATCTTATGGTGTATTCGTTGACCTTGGAGGTGTTGATGGATTAGTTCATATAACTGACCTATCTTGGGGCCGTATCCAGCATCCGGAAGAAGTTGTTAAACTTGATGACAAAATCAACGTTGTTATTCTCGACTTTGACAATGAGAAAAAACGTATCGCTTTAGGTTTGAAACAGCTCACTCCACATCCATGGGATTCACTTAGCGAATCATTAAAAGTGGGTGATATTGTTAAAGGTAAAGTAGTTGTAATGGCCGATTACGGTGCGTTCGTAGAGATAGCTCCAGGTGTTGAAGGTTTAATCCATGTGTCAGAAATGAGCTGGACACAACATCTTCACAGTGCTCAAGATTTCATGAGTGTGGGTGATGAAATAGAAGCTGTAATTCTAACACTTGATCGCGAAGAGCGTAAAATGTCACTTGGCGTTAAACAGCTTAAACCAGATCCATGGGAAAGTATTGAAGAAAAATTCCCAGTTGGAAGTACACACAAAGCTAAAGTACGTAACTTCACTAACTTTGGTGCCTTTGTTGAAATAGAAGAGGGTGTAGAAGGATTAATCCACATATCCGACCTTTCATGGACAAAGAAAATCAAACATCCGAGTGAAGTAACTGAAATTGGCTCTGAAATTGAAGTTCAGGTACTTGATATAGATAAAGAAAACCGTCGCTTAAGCCTTGGACACAAGCAGCTTGAAGAAAATCCTTGGGATGTATTTGAAACTATATTTACTGTAGGTTCAGTTCACGAGGGTACAATAATTGAAATGCTTGATAAAGGTGCTTTAATTTCATTACCATATGGTGTTGAAGGATTTGCTACTCCAAAACATCTTATAAAAGAAGATGGCACACCAGTAGAGGTTGACGAAAAGCTTGACTTTAAAGTAATTGAGTTTAACAAAGATGCAAAACGTATAATTGTTTCTCATAGCAGAATTTTCGAAGATAAAGTAAGCGAAGAAGCTAGAAAGAAAGGTAAACGTACCAGCAAAAAAGAAGGTGGCATAGAAAATATTGCAGCAACTCCTGCAATTGAGAGAACAACTCTTGGAGATATTGAAGAGCTAGCTGCATTGAAAGAAAAACTGGATAATCAGAAGGTTGAAGCTTTCAAGAAAGAATCTATGAAAAAAGCTGAAATAGAAGCTGAATCAGTAACTGAAGAAGTTGACACCGAAATAGCTGAAGAAAATGCTGTAGCAACAGAAGATGCAAATATAGAAGTTAAAGAAGAAACTAAATCTGAAGTAGAATCTGAAACTGAAACTGAAGCTGATAATAAAGAAGATAAAGAATAA